Proteins encoded together in one Riemerella anatipestifer window:
- the bshA gene encoding N-acetyl-alpha-D-glucosaminyl L-malate synthase BshA encodes MKIGILCYPTYGGSGIVATELGMSLAQKGYEVHFISSNLPARLDMTNPNIFFHKVNVETYPLFKYQPYDIALSSAIYQVVKLYKLDLIHAHYAIPYAYAAFVAKQMLKDEGVLIPVVTTLHGTDITLVGQHPSYKAAVQFSINHSDAVTSVSESLKKDTLKAFTIKKEIQVIPNFIDNDLYNSFVGCCRRQFAEDDEKLLIHVSNLRKVKRIPDVLEVFKRVQEKVPSKLVIIGEGPDMELVNDFLMAHPHLIDKIRILGKTNDLYQILKCTDVFLLPSEQESFGLAALEAMAAGNAVISSNAGGIPEVNIQGETGFLTEVGDVETMAKKTINLLQDDALLQKMKEKAKEVALRFDLKNILPQYEQMYRETIESFKS; translated from the coding sequence ATGAAAATAGGTATTTTATGTTATCCTACTTATGGGGGGAGCGGTATTGTGGCTACCGAGTTAGGAATGAGTTTAGCTCAAAAAGGTTATGAGGTACACTTCATTAGTTCTAACCTTCCCGCACGGTTGGATATGACCAACCCTAACATTTTTTTCCATAAAGTAAATGTTGAAACCTATCCATTGTTTAAATATCAGCCGTATGATATTGCATTGTCTTCGGCTATTTATCAGGTAGTTAAACTTTATAAATTAGACCTCATACATGCTCATTATGCTATTCCGTATGCTTATGCAGCCTTTGTGGCAAAGCAGATGCTGAAAGATGAAGGTGTTTTGATTCCTGTAGTTACCACACTACACGGCACCGATATTACTTTGGTGGGGCAACATCCTAGTTATAAGGCAGCGGTTCAGTTTTCTATCAATCATTCAGATGCGGTAACTTCCGTTTCGGAAAGTCTTAAAAAAGATACTTTAAAAGCCTTTACTATTAAAAAAGAAATACAAGTTATTCCAAATTTTATTGATAACGATTTATATAACAGTTTTGTAGGCTGTTGTAGAAGACAGTTTGCAGAAGATGACGAAAAACTACTGATTCATGTTTCTAATTTAAGAAAAGTTAAGAGAATTCCTGATGTGTTAGAGGTATTTAAAAGAGTGCAGGAAAAAGTGCCAAGTAAACTGGTTATTATTGGTGAAGGTCCTGATATGGAGCTGGTTAACGATTTTCTTATGGCTCACCCACACCTTATAGACAAAATAAGGATTTTAGGTAAAACTAATGATTTGTACCAAATTTTAAAATGTACTGATGTGTTTTTGCTTCCTTCTGAGCAGGAGAGTTTTGGTTTGGCAGCGTTGGAAGCAATGGCGGCAGGGAATGCGGTGATTAGTAGTAATGCAGGAGGGATACCAGAGGTAAATATACAAGGAGAAACAGGCTTTTTGACGGAAGTGGGCGATGTGGAAACTATGGCTAAAAAGACCATCAATCTCTTGCAAGACGATGCTTTGCTTCAAAAAATGAAAGAAAAAGCAAAAGAAGTAGCCCTGCGTTTTGATTTAAAAAATATTCTTCCACAATACGAGCAAATGTATCGTGAAACAATAGAATCTTTTAAAAGCTAA